TTCCCGCAATTCTTCGCGCTCACGAATCCAACGGTAAAAgattagtaataaaaattgtatatacatCAGTCTTCTCCTGACGCCTTATCTTATCAGCTGAACGTTacgaaaaagtaaaataaaataaaaatatggcACACGCTAATTAGGAGTTACAAATCGATCTTCCTTTTCCGCGTCTTGCCCCATTATTTCACGCGCGAGATtcgatagagagagagagataattaGCGTAGAAATTGATCGCATCCATTACCAACGCTAAAAAACACTTCCGAGTTTTGCAAATCGCGCGGCGTCAAGTGCACCTCGAGCGGGCGTGAACACATGATATTGAACACGATATCAAACGCACAGACTCTCTTTCAGTTGTCTGAAGCCGGTCACCAGCGGCGGTTTAGTCGGTGCTTTGTGCAGATCCTGAAGAGCCTCCACGAACACGACGCCGCACACGAAGGCGCCGAGCGAGGTCAGGAGGATCGCGAAGACGATCAACAGGCGATCTTTATTCAGATGCAATTCCGGATCCTTGAGAAGCACGCTCTGCAAGAGGCAGACGCCCGGCAGTATGAAGATGAACAGCGCGGAGAGCGAGCCCAGCAGATTGATGACCGGTGAGATGTCGGGCACGAGGATAGCGATCGCCAACGACGCGATGAACCAGATCAGCGTGACGATCACCCGCACGCCGATACGATTGAGATCAATGTTGAAGATGCCGAAGAGCGCGTCCCGGCCGCAATAGAGCACGATAGGATAAGTGGTGAAGTTCTTGACGGCAACCGCGATTATTGCGATGGTCAGCACGGCGCTCTTGTCCGTATAGGCCTGCAGAATGTCGCTCGGCACTCTACCGCTGCCGAACGTGGCGTAACCGAAGTAACCGACCACGCTGTACGCGCCGAAGCAGATCAGCATACTGATCACGGCGCAGAAGGTGAACTTGCTTAGACGGCGGTCCTTCATGCAGGCGTAGGTTGGTATCGCCGTCATATGGCTCTGTAAACACGTGTGCATCCTTGTACCCGTCctagctattttattttatatttatcaatttaaattctaacttttatctcatattttaggtaatataaaatttataacttcATGATtgcaatattcatattaaCTGTCGATTTctgaataatgataataagtaGAGAATAGAGGATAAAGTCTGAGTATACCTGGTAAGCGAAGCAGACGATGGGTACTATCTGCAGAACCTCGTAAGCGTTGTCCGGCCAGATCTTCATGGGTGGCACTACCACGTTGTCCGGCACGGTGAAGCTTTTGTAGATTATCAACCACACGACATATACGATGGTTACGCAACCAACGGAACTCGCGTAGCTCAGAACGTCCAGTCTCTTGAAGAAGCACAAGGGCAGTATGAATGCGCTGCTAGTCACAGCTGTTATGAACGGTCTGGATAAGTACCTGTAAAATCGAACAGTTGTTTCCTTAAGATTCAAAACCATCTCTCGCATTGATTCTCGTCTTTCGTTTACGTGACAGTTACCAAGTGTGACAATAGTTGAGTCCGTAAAACGTAGCGAACACTCTGTCGAACTGATCGCCAACGAGTATAAGAAACGTTAGGCAACAGCCGAAGCTGTAAATGGCGACGCAGATCCCGCAGAATATGAGCGACTTGGAGCCGCACAATCCGGCGAACGCGTCCTGCATGGTGTCCGTGCCCGTTCTGTCACTGCAACTGGCCAGTATCACCAGAGCAGCCGTGATGAACACGAGAAAACCGAGCTGCGCCACAACCGAGGTTCCCACTCCGCCAGCCTTGTCGAACGCCTGAGGAAAATTCAACAGTCCAGCACCCAGCGTGGTGTTCACGATCAAGAAGATCGTCCCCAAAATGCCAGCACCTGAAACATGCACGAGACGTGCACTCGCCGTTTCATCAACATTTCCCTGCGAACCGTTAATTGAggttttacaatatttctgacagaattttacgtaaatcctctttgagatattttcgaatttttcgaTGACATGTTCCATTCAAT
The Ooceraea biroi isolate clonal line C1 chromosome 12, Obir_v5.4, whole genome shotgun sequence DNA segment above includes these coding regions:
- the LOC105285424 gene encoding putative sodium-coupled neutral amino acid transporter 7 isoform X1 — translated: MEHVIEKFENISKRIYVKFCQKYCKTSINGSQGNVDETASARLVHVSGAGILGTIFLIVNTTLGAGLLNFPQAFDKAGGVGTSVVAQLGFLVFITAALVILASCSDRTGTDTMQDAFAGLCGSKSLIFCGICVAIYSFGCCLTFLILVGDQFDRVFATFYGLNYCHTWYLSRPFITAVTSSAFILPLCFFKRLDVLSYASSVGCVTIVYVVWLIIYKSFTVPDNVVVPPMKIWPDNAYEVLQIVPIVCFAYQSHMTAIPTYACMKDRRLSKFTFCAVISMLICFGAYSVVGYFGYATFGSGRVPSDILQAYTDKSAVLTIAIIAVAVKNFTTYPIVLYCGRDALFGIFNIDLNRIGVRVIVTLIWFIASLAIAILVPDISPVINLLGSLSALFIFILPGVCLLQSVLLKDPELHLNKDRLLIVFAILLTSLGAFVCGVVFVEALQDLHKAPTKPPLVTGFRQLKESLCV
- the LOC105285424 gene encoding putative sodium-coupled neutral amino acid transporter 7 isoform X2; this encodes MDYFTSDSEQLIGSDLLLSTAPNLSVTRHSELRKGAGILGTIFLIVNTTLGAGLLNFPQAFDKAGGVGTSVVAQLGFLVFITAALVILASCSDRTGTDTMQDAFAGLCGSKSLIFCGICVAIYSFGCCLTFLILVGDQFDRVFATFYGLNYCHTWYLSRPFITAVTSSAFILPLCFFKRLDVLSYASSVGCVTIVYVVWLIIYKSFTVPDNVVVPPMKIWPDNAYEVLQIVPIVCFAYQSHMTAIPTYACMKDRRLSKFTFCAVISMLICFGAYSVVGYFGYATFGSGRVPSDILQAYTDKSAVLTIAIIAVAVKNFTTYPIVLYCGRDALFGIFNIDLNRIGVRVIVTLIWFIASLAIAILVPDISPVINLLGSLSALFIFILPGVCLLQSVLLKDPELHLNKDRLLIVFAILLTSLGAFVCGVVFVEALQDLHKAPTKPPLVTGFRQLKESLCV